The following proteins are co-located in the Shouchella hunanensis genome:
- a CDS encoding NAD(P)H-dependent glycerol-3-phosphate dehydrogenase: protein MKQKLAVIGAGSWGTALAVVLADNGHDVRLVARRQSQVDEINRFHTNEKYLGHVQLPETLTAYLAMEDAVKGVDAIILVVPSKAMRQTVQALVGVLDQPVPIIHASKGIEPNTYKRVSEVIEDAAAGSPYVASITVLSGPSHAEEVALRQPTTVTVASRQESAAAYAQELFMNQQFRVYTNPDLIGVEIGGALKNIIALVCGVTNGLGYGDNTKAAIMTRGLTEISRLGVHMGAQPLTFSGLTGLGDLIVTCTSVHSRNWRAGHMLGKGKSMEEVLEEMGMVVEGIRTTQAAYELAKKENINMPLTEALYAVLFNGVDPIKAAEDLMGRVKRNEVEELYHLD, encoded by the coding sequence ATGAAGCAAAAACTAGCAGTAATTGGTGCAGGGAGCTGGGGCACTGCCCTAGCTGTTGTTCTTGCCGATAACGGCCACGATGTTCGATTAGTTGCAAGAAGACAAAGCCAAGTAGACGAAATAAATCGCTTCCATACGAATGAAAAATATTTAGGACATGTACAGTTACCTGAGACGTTAACGGCTTATCTAGCGATGGAAGATGCGGTGAAGGGGGTAGACGCCATCATTCTCGTCGTTCCGTCGAAAGCGATGCGTCAAACGGTTCAAGCGCTTGTAGGCGTTCTTGATCAACCAGTTCCTATTATTCATGCAAGCAAAGGAATTGAACCAAATACATATAAACGAGTGTCAGAAGTTATTGAAGATGCAGCAGCAGGATCACCTTATGTGGCGTCTATAACGGTTTTATCAGGTCCAAGCCATGCAGAAGAAGTAGCTCTTCGTCAACCTACTACTGTAACGGTTGCATCACGTCAGGAATCCGCTGCAGCGTACGCACAAGAGCTGTTTATGAACCAGCAGTTTAGGGTGTATACAAATCCAGATTTAATTGGCGTCGAAATTGGTGGCGCTTTAAAAAACATTATCGCCTTAGTCTGTGGCGTGACAAACGGCCTTGGTTACGGAGATAATACAAAAGCGGCAATTATGACTAGAGGATTAACCGAAATTTCTCGTCTTGGTGTTCATATGGGCGCGCAGCCTCTTACATTTTCCGGTTTAACAGGATTAGGCGATTTAATTGTTACGTGTACGAGCGTGCATTCTCGAAACTGGCGTGCCGGACATATGTTAGGAAAAGGGAAGTCGATGGAAGAAGTGCTAGAGGAAATGGGAATGGTCGTCGAAGGTATACGGACGACGCAAGCGGCTTATGAGCTCGCCAAAAAAGAAAACATTAATATGCCTTTAACAGAGGCACTTTACGCTGTGCTGTTTAATGGTGTAGATCCGATTAAAGCGGCTGAAGATTTAATGGGGCGTGTGAAGCGAAATGAAGTAGAGGAATTGTACCATCTCGATTAA
- the rpsA gene encoding 30S ribosomal protein S1 gives MAEEMNVFSVGDLVKGTVTKVEDKQVFVDVGFKVDGIVPISELAALHIEKAGDVVAVNDELELQVTKVEDDELVLSKKAVQAEKAWQQLEDLQQKDEQIEAAVAEVVKGGLVVDVGVRGFVPASHVERHYVEDFSTYIGQKLQLKIIELDKEHNKLILSQRAVQEGEVERKKKDTLQSIEVGSTVTGTVQRLATFGAFVDIGGVDGLVHISQLAHERVESPQDVLSEGETVTVKVLSVDLDNERISLSIKDTLPGPWANVSTTLNVNDIVSGTVKRLANFGAFVEVLPGVEGLVHISQISTRHIGNPSEVLEVGQTVDVKILEINEADKRISLSIREAQEEEVRNETRAYEKQHQEESSGFSLADMIGDQLKKYRP, from the coding sequence ATGGCTGAAGAAATGAATGTGTTTTCAGTAGGAGACCTTGTAAAAGGAACAGTAACAAAAGTTGAAGATAAACAAGTTTTTGTGGACGTTGGTTTTAAAGTGGACGGGATTGTACCAATTAGTGAATTGGCGGCGCTGCATATTGAAAAAGCAGGCGATGTTGTTGCTGTAAACGATGAGTTAGAACTTCAAGTAACAAAAGTAGAAGATGATGAATTGGTTTTGTCTAAAAAAGCTGTGCAAGCTGAAAAAGCTTGGCAGCAATTAGAAGATCTTCAACAAAAAGATGAACAAATTGAAGCTGCTGTTGCGGAGGTTGTAAAGGGTGGACTCGTTGTCGACGTTGGAGTCCGTGGCTTTGTTCCCGCTTCTCACGTTGAACGTCATTATGTAGAGGATTTTTCCACATATATTGGTCAAAAGCTTCAATTGAAAATTATTGAGTTAGATAAAGAGCACAATAAACTCATCCTTTCGCAACGTGCAGTGCAAGAAGGTGAAGTAGAGCGGAAGAAGAAAGATACGCTACAATCCATTGAAGTAGGTTCCACTGTAACGGGAACGGTCCAACGTTTAGCGACATTTGGTGCATTTGTCGACATTGGTGGTGTTGATGGGTTAGTTCATATTTCACAACTTGCCCACGAACGAGTCGAGAGTCCTCAAGACGTTTTAAGTGAAGGGGAAACCGTAACGGTTAAAGTGCTTTCTGTTGATCTCGATAACGAACGAATCTCGCTATCTATTAAAGACACACTTCCTGGACCATGGGCGAATGTAAGTACAACATTAAATGTGAATGACATCGTGTCCGGAACAGTGAAGCGTCTTGCTAATTTTGGAGCCTTTGTCGAGGTACTGCCTGGAGTGGAAGGGCTTGTTCATATTTCACAAATTTCAACCCGTCACATTGGGAACCCGTCTGAGGTACTTGAAGTCGGACAGACGGTTGATGTGAAAATTCTTGAAATCAATGAAGCGGACAAGCGGATTTCACTAAGCATTCGAGAAGCGCAGGAAGAAGAAGTTCGAAACGAAACGAGAGCCTATGAAAAGCAGCATCAAGAAGAGTCGTCTGGGTTCTCTTTAGCTGATATGATTGGCGATCAATTAAAAAAATATCGTCCGTAA
- a CDS encoding heptaprenyl diphosphate synthase component 1, whose protein sequence is MREKGAVDISTATELKQHFDQLVRHDYLQQYIDDTRPDQDELWLAYQLIREVEPGERALAISLAWGFVHAGVMIHDLVSLHNEDDDRLKKRRQLNVLAGDFYSARYYQSLAGVNAVDMVELFGSTLQEIYELKMAHYMDKSLTAKAFYDQKAAVDALLLLRIIQKEADETFVKRLETFFLTKRVKRQLRTTVDEEETNVLRTMLVRAEQSLQPLLNSQRNDILDQFFCGRLTT, encoded by the coding sequence ATGAGAGAAAAAGGAGCGGTCGATATTTCAACTGCTACTGAATTAAAACAGCATTTTGACCAACTCGTGCGACATGATTATTTACAACAATATATTGACGACACGCGACCGGATCAAGATGAATTGTGGCTTGCTTACCAACTCATTCGTGAAGTGGAGCCAGGAGAACGAGCTCTGGCCATATCGTTGGCTTGGGGCTTTGTTCATGCTGGTGTCATGATTCATGATCTTGTTTCTTTACATAATGAGGACGACGATCGTCTGAAAAAGAGAAGGCAGCTAAATGTTCTGGCTGGGGATTTTTATAGTGCTCGTTACTATCAATCGTTAGCAGGCGTGAATGCAGTCGATATGGTTGAGTTATTTGGAAGCACACTTCAAGAGATTTATGAATTGAAAATGGCTCATTACATGGACAAGTCGTTAACAGCAAAGGCATTCTATGATCAAAAAGCAGCAGTCGATGCTTTGCTTTTACTAAGAATTATTCAAAAAGAGGCTGACGAAACGTTCGTAAAGCGACTTGAAACGTTCTTTTTAACGAAAAGAGTCAAGAGGCAGTTACGAACGACCGTTGATGAAGAAGAAACCAATGTGTTACGCACGATGCTTGTTCGAGCTGAGCAATCATTACAGCCACTTCTTAA
- a CDS encoding YphA family membrane protein, translated as MDGFYFYWLGWIVFGLITFFMPKTIFRAISCVIVLALLLLAPLTLTYAHYSFSVGFLFLLVCCYAAIGQRSVKQLIYPVVVSIVIAAVYFGVQVFIRMDPVVLLFGSYVVQLVPSVCMALLLLRGYKRSIILVIGMMHGEVFVQIQQSQGMPVSIGSLVFWDLVALSFIVSISITWITVVIQQLEKRTVTRHIPPSSIGNRIDKHA; from the coding sequence ATGGACGGATTTTATTTTTATTGGCTCGGATGGATTGTGTTTGGACTAATCACGTTTTTTATGCCGAAAACCATCTTTCGCGCCATTAGTTGCGTGATTGTTTTGGCACTTTTGCTATTAGCACCATTAACGTTGACGTATGCGCACTATTCTTTTAGCGTTGGCTTTCTGTTTTTACTCGTTTGTTGCTATGCGGCTATCGGTCAACGATCAGTGAAACAGCTGATCTATCCAGTAGTTGTCTCTATTGTTATTGCGGCGGTTTACTTTGGTGTACAAGTATTTATTCGGATGGATCCAGTTGTTCTATTATTTGGTTCTTATGTGGTTCAACTTGTTCCATCAGTCTGTATGGCGCTTCTTCTTTTGCGAGGATACAAAAGATCCATTATCCTCGTAATCGGTATGATGCATGGAGAGGTTTTTGTACAAATCCAACAGTCTCAAGGCATGCCAGTTTCAATCGGTTCACTCGTTTTTTGGGACCTCGTTGCCCTTTCTTTTATTGTCAGTATAAGCATTACGTGGATTACAGTGGTCATTCAGCAGCTTGAAAAACGGACAGTTACACGTCATATTCCGCCATCATCCATTGGAAATAGGATAGACAAGCATGCATGA
- a CDS encoding lysophospholipid acyltransferase family protein codes for MKLYRFGQAVCRFVLRLLFKVEIRGKEHIPSEGGVLLCSNHISNFDPPLLGAFIHRQVRYMAKKELFDKKGIGKLLKGLGAFPVKRGGSDRESLRTALRILKEGDMVGLFPEGTRSKTGEIGNGLAGAGFFAGKSDAYVIPCVIIGPYQFRKRVILAYGEPIDMEAYRQQRVSAQEITDTIMTEIQRLKDKHQ; via the coding sequence ATGAAACTGTATCGTTTTGGACAAGCAGTTTGTCGTTTCGTTTTGCGCTTACTATTTAAAGTGGAAATTAGAGGGAAAGAACATATTCCGTCAGAAGGTGGTGTCCTTCTATGTTCGAATCACATTAGTAATTTTGATCCGCCTCTATTAGGTGCGTTTATCCATCGACAAGTGCGCTATATGGCGAAGAAAGAACTGTTTGATAAAAAAGGAATTGGGAAATTACTAAAAGGCTTAGGAGCGTTTCCTGTTAAACGTGGTGGAAGTGATCGGGAATCGTTGCGAACGGCTTTGCGGATTTTAAAAGAAGGCGACATGGTTGGATTATTTCCAGAAGGAACACGTTCAAAAACAGGTGAAATCGGGAATGGATTAGCAGGTGCTGGTTTTTTTGCAGGAAAAAGCGATGCGTATGTTATTCCCTGCGTCATCATTGGTCCTTACCAATTTCGGAAACGTGTCATTTTAGCATACGGTGAACCAATTGATATGGAAGCGTATCGCCAACAGCGCGTATCTGCACAAGAAATAACAGACACCATTATGACAGAAATCCAGCGTTTAAAAGACAAACACCAGTAA
- the spoIVA gene encoding stage IV sporulation protein A: protein MEKVDIFKDIAERTGGDIYLGVVGAVRTGKSTFIKKFMELVVLPNIENEADKSRAQDELPQSAAGKQIMTTEPKFVPNQAVSIHVDEGLDVNIRLVDCVGYAVPGAKGYEDENGPRMIHTPWYEEPIPFQEAAEIGTRKVIQEHSTLGVVVTTDGTIGDIPRSDYVESESRVVEELKEVGKPFIMIVNSVRPHHPETEQLRSSLSEEYDIPVLAMSIEGMNEHDINSVLREVLFEFPVHEVNVNLPSWVMVLKNDHWLRESYEESVRETVKDIKRLRDVDRVVSQFTELEFIDQAKLAGIEMGQGIAEIDLYAPDELYDQVLKEVVGVEIRGKDHLLSLMQDFAHAKTEYDQVADALRMVKQTGYGIAAPSLADMSLDEPEIIRQGSRFGVRLKAVAPSIHMVKVDVESEFAPIIGTEKQSEELVRYLMQDFEENPLSIWNSDIFGRSLNSIVREGISAKLSLMPENARYKLQETLERIINEGSGGLIAIIL, encoded by the coding sequence TTGGAAAAAGTAGATATCTTCAAAGATATCGCGGAGCGAACTGGTGGCGACATTTATCTCGGAGTCGTTGGAGCGGTTCGCACGGGAAAATCGACCTTTATTAAAAAATTTATGGAACTTGTGGTGCTTCCAAACATTGAAAATGAAGCAGATAAGAGCAGGGCTCAAGATGAGCTTCCACAGTCCGCAGCAGGTAAGCAAATCATGACGACGGAGCCAAAATTTGTACCAAACCAAGCTGTTTCCATCCATGTCGATGAAGGGCTTGATGTAAATATTCGCCTCGTGGACTGTGTTGGTTACGCCGTTCCTGGAGCGAAAGGTTACGAAGATGAAAATGGACCTCGCATGATTCATACACCTTGGTATGAAGAACCGATTCCATTTCAAGAAGCAGCAGAAATTGGAACGAGAAAAGTGATTCAAGAACACTCTACTCTTGGTGTTGTTGTAACAACTGATGGGACAATTGGTGACATTCCAAGGAGCGATTATGTTGAATCAGAATCAAGAGTTGTTGAAGAACTAAAAGAAGTTGGCAAACCGTTTATAATGATTGTTAACAGTGTAAGACCACATCACCCAGAGACAGAGCAGCTACGGTCTTCGCTTTCAGAAGAATACGATATTCCGGTACTGGCTATGAGTATTGAAGGCATGAACGAGCACGATATTAATAGCGTCTTAAGAGAAGTTTTATTTGAGTTCCCAGTACATGAAGTGAATGTGAATTTACCTAGCTGGGTAATGGTACTTAAAAACGACCATTGGCTTCGAGAAAGTTATGAAGAGTCGGTTCGTGAAACGGTTAAAGATATCAAACGTTTACGAGACGTTGATCGGGTTGTTAGCCAATTTACAGAACTCGAATTTATCGATCAAGCCAAACTAGCTGGTATAGAGATGGGGCAAGGTATTGCTGAAATTGATTTGTATGCCCCGGATGAGCTGTACGATCAAGTATTAAAAGAAGTTGTCGGTGTAGAAATTCGTGGTAAGGATCATCTTTTATCGCTTATGCAAGACTTTGCTCATGCAAAAACCGAGTATGATCAAGTGGCTGATGCACTGCGTATGGTTAAACAAACAGGTTATGGCATTGCGGCACCGTCACTAGCTGACATGAGTTTAGATGAACCTGAAATTATTCGTCAAGGGTCTCGCTTCGGTGTTCGTTTAAAAGCTGTAGCACCGTCCATTCATATGGTGAAAGTAGATGTGGAATCAGAGTTTGCTCCAATTATCGGCACAGAAAAGCAAAGTGAAGAACTCGTTCGCTATCTCATGCAAGACTTTGAAGAGAATCCACTTTCCATTTGGAATTCTGACATTTTCGGGCGATCACTTAATTCCATTGTTCGCGAGGGAATTTCGGCAAAGCTATCTCTAATGCCAGAAAATGCGCGTTATAAGTTACAAGAAACGCTAGAGCGGATTATTAACGAAGGTTCTGGTGGATTAATTGCGATTATTTTGTGA
- the mtrB gene encoding trp RNA-binding attenuation protein MtrB, with the protein MSQSADFFVIKARENGVQVIGLTRGSDTRFHHSEKLDKGEVMIGQFTEHTSAVKIRGKAVIQTSHGTMDTDEE; encoded by the coding sequence ATGAGTCAAAGTGCTGATTTTTTTGTTATTAAAGCAAGGGAAAATGGTGTGCAAGTAATTGGGTTAACACGTGGTTCTGACACCCGCTTTCATCACTCAGAAAAGCTTGACAAAGGTGAAGTAATGATTGGACAATTTACAGAGCACACTTCTGCGGTGAAAATAAGAGGAAAAGCTGTTATTCAAACAAGTCACGGTACAATGGACACAGATGAAGAGTAA
- a CDS encoding DUF2768 domain-containing protein — translation MSLAMLNMYISFGGIILMFVSAGTAFLARTKLSGILSRIVLAFSFICMVVAGLIVAYIVIGGPTSNFMR, via the coding sequence ATGTCCTTAGCAATGCTAAATATGTACATATCATTTGGTGGAATTATTTTAATGTTTGTATCAGCTGGCACAGCCTTTTTGGCTAGAACAAAATTAAGTGGAATTTTATCGAGAATTGTTTTAGCGTTTTCATTTATCTGTATGGTTGTGGCTGGTTTAATTGTTGCCTATATTGTCATCGGTGGACCCACGTCAAACTTCATGAGATAA
- the cmk gene encoding (d)CMP kinase, whose product MTSFNVAIDGPAGAGKSTVAKQVAEKLGFLYIDTGAMYRALTQAALARQIDVNDEEALIQLLRNGNLELAPSSTGTTVYWDGEDITEDIRSNQVNQTVSLVSSYKQIRLYMMEKQQKLASEKNAVLDGRDIGTHVLPDADVKIFLTASVEERAKRRHTEQLNKGLTSDLEAIKRDIEKRDALDSNRAFAPLKQADDAEVLDTTRMDINQVTDAILDLVKEHSV is encoded by the coding sequence ATGACGAGTTTTAATGTGGCGATTGATGGTCCTGCAGGTGCAGGAAAAAGTACGGTAGCAAAGCAGGTAGCTGAGAAATTAGGATTTCTTTATATTGATACAGGTGCTATGTATAGAGCATTAACACAAGCAGCATTAGCACGACAAATCGATGTAAACGATGAAGAAGCCTTAATTCAATTATTGAGAAACGGTAACCTAGAGCTTGCTCCGTCATCTACTGGCACCACCGTATATTGGGATGGAGAAGATATTACCGAAGACATACGATCAAACCAAGTAAATCAAACCGTATCGCTTGTTTCTAGTTATAAGCAAATACGTTTATATATGATGGAAAAGCAACAAAAACTAGCTAGTGAAAAAAACGCTGTGCTTGACGGACGGGATATCGGTACCCACGTTCTTCCTGACGCTGACGTAAAGATTTTTCTTACGGCATCCGTTGAGGAACGTGCGAAACGCCGTCATACCGAACAATTAAACAAAGGCCTTACATCTGATTTAGAAGCCATTAAGCGCGATATTGAAAAAAGAGATGCGTTAGACTCGAACCGCGCATTTGCACCGCTCAAACAAGCAGATGATGCAGAAGTCCTTGATACAACACGTATGGATATTAATCAAGTAACGGACGCCATTCTTGATCTTGTAAAGGAGCATTCTGTTTAA
- a CDS encoding stage VI sporulation protein F translates to MFKKNDSFFDQVQKNTKVRPDELLKLANSVSQSNLKDEATLRDLISRVAAMANKPVSKEKEDQIVSAILNNNMPTDLSSLTKMFNNKK, encoded by the coding sequence ATGTTTAAGAAAAATGATTCGTTTTTTGATCAAGTTCAGAAAAACACAAAGGTTCGCCCGGATGAGCTTTTAAAACTAGCAAATTCTGTTAGTCAATCAAACTTAAAAGATGAGGCAACGTTGCGTGATTTAATTAGTCGTGTTGCTGCAATGGCAAATAAACCTGTCTCAAAAGAAAAAGAAGATCAGATTGTTTCTGCGATTTTAAACAATAACATGCCAACGGATTTGTCGTCTTTGACAAAAATGTTTAACAACAAAAAGTAG
- the plsY gene encoding glycerol-3-phosphate 1-O-acyltransferase PlsY, producing the protein MIITTIFFVLLSYLLGSVSFSYLIAKKIKKIDIRKEGSGNAGATNTLRVLGVGPAISVLLLDVLKGILPVVLAMLVTDAAFVHVLTGLAAILGHNWPIYFGFRGGKGVATSIGVLVSLVFLPALLAGVVAIASIFITRYVSLGSLLFAVLTPVALVLLMLIPGFSYPFEYILFTVVLAIMSLWRHRTNVSRLLSGTENKIGRKHA; encoded by the coding sequence ATGATTATCACAACCATTTTTTTTGTGTTGTTAAGTTATTTACTCGGTTCAGTAAGCTTTAGTTACCTCATTGCGAAGAAAATCAAAAAAATTGATATTCGCAAAGAAGGAAGTGGAAATGCAGGAGCAACGAACACATTGCGGGTTTTAGGGGTAGGACCTGCCATTTCAGTGCTGTTGCTTGATGTGTTAAAGGGGATATTGCCAGTTGTACTGGCTATGCTTGTCACAGATGCTGCGTTTGTACATGTGCTAACAGGATTGGCTGCGATTCTTGGACACAACTGGCCTATTTATTTCGGTTTTAGAGGAGGCAAGGGAGTCGCAACATCCATCGGTGTACTCGTTAGTCTTGTATTCCTTCCGGCTTTACTTGCAGGGGTTGTGGCAATTGCGAGTATTTTTATAACAAGATATGTATCGCTTGGCTCTTTATTATTCGCTGTATTAACACCTGTAGCACTTGTATTATTAATGCTTATACCAGGCTTTTCATATCCATTTGAATACATTTTGTTTACCGTTGTGTTGGCGATCATGTCGCTGTGGCGACATCGAACGAATGTTAGCCGACTTTTATCAGGGACAGAAAATAAAATTGGCAGAAAGCATGCATAG
- the der gene encoding ribosome biogenesis GTPase Der: MTKPVVAIVGRPNVGKSTIFNRIVGERVAIVEDMPGVTRDRLYNKAEWLNHEFNIIDTGGIELGDEPLLAQMRQQAEIAIDEAHVIIFLVSAKEGITAADQEVVNMLFRSKKPVVLGVNKVDNPEMRDQLYEFYGLGIGEPFPISGAHGLGLGDLLDAVVDHFPTDLEVAYGEEAIKMALIGRPNVGKSSLVNALLGEERVIVSQIPGTTRDAIDTSFTKDDQEYVVIDTAGMRKRGKVYEATEKYSVLRSLKAIDRSDVILVVINGEEGIIEQDKKIAGYAHEAGRAIVIVVNKWDALEKDHKTMQHFVEDIRQEFQFLSYAPIVFLSAKTKQRLHLLLPEVKKVSENHHLRVSTHVLNDMIMDAVAMNPTPTDKGKRLKINYVTQVAVQPPTFVFFVNEPELMHFSYRRFLENRLRATFNFEGTPIHIISRKKND, from the coding sequence GTGACAAAACCAGTCGTTGCAATCGTTGGAAGACCAAACGTAGGAAAGTCTACGATCTTTAACCGAATTGTCGGGGAACGCGTTGCGATTGTGGAGGATATGCCAGGCGTAACGAGAGATCGACTTTATAATAAAGCGGAATGGTTAAATCATGAGTTTAATATAATTGATACAGGTGGAATTGAACTTGGAGACGAGCCGTTGCTTGCGCAAATGCGCCAACAGGCGGAGATTGCTATTGATGAAGCGCATGTCATTATTTTCTTAGTGAGCGCAAAAGAAGGAATTACAGCGGCTGATCAAGAAGTGGTGAATATGTTATTTCGCTCAAAAAAACCAGTTGTTTTAGGGGTAAATAAAGTAGATAACCCTGAAATGCGCGATCAGCTTTATGAGTTTTATGGTTTAGGTATCGGGGAACCGTTTCCAATTTCCGGCGCACACGGATTAGGCTTAGGTGATTTACTCGATGCGGTTGTAGATCATTTCCCAACAGACTTAGAAGTCGCGTACGGAGAAGAAGCGATTAAGATGGCGTTAATAGGTCGTCCGAACGTAGGGAAGTCCTCCCTTGTGAATGCTCTACTCGGTGAAGAACGAGTCATTGTTAGTCAGATTCCTGGGACAACACGGGACGCTATTGATACATCGTTTACAAAAGACGACCAGGAGTATGTAGTGATTGATACTGCCGGAATGAGAAAAAGAGGAAAAGTGTATGAGGCAACAGAAAAGTATAGTGTCCTACGCTCGTTAAAGGCAATTGATCGTTCTGATGTGATTTTAGTTGTTATTAACGGAGAAGAGGGCATTATTGAACAAGATAAAAAAATTGCAGGTTACGCACATGAAGCCGGTCGCGCGATCGTTATCGTTGTGAATAAATGGGATGCTTTAGAGAAAGACCACAAAACGATGCAACATTTCGTTGAAGACATTCGTCAGGAATTTCAGTTTCTTTCCTATGCACCAATTGTCTTTCTGTCTGCAAAAACAAAGCAACGCCTTCATTTATTATTACCAGAAGTGAAGAAAGTGTCAGAAAATCACCATTTACGCGTCTCAACGCATGTATTGAATGACATGATTATGGATGCAGTAGCAATGAACCCAACGCCAACAGATAAAGGAAAACGATTAAAGATTAATTACGTGACGCAAGTAGCTGTTCAACCACCGACATTTGTCTTTTTTGTGAATGAACCGGAACTTATGCATTTTTCGTATCGTCGCTTTCTAGAAAATCGCTTGCGCGCTACGTTTAATTTCGAAGGAACTCCGATTCATATTATTTCTCGTAAGAAAAATGATTAA
- the folE gene encoding GTP cyclohydrolase I FolE, whose protein sequence is MVDQHKIETAVRMILEAVGEDPEREGLIDTPRRVAKMYEEMFSGLREDPKTHLQTVFTEDHEELVLVKDITFYSMCEHHLVPFYGKAHIAYLPNEGKVTGLSKLARTVDGIARQPQVQERMTKTLADALEETLGAKGVMVIVSAEHMCMSMRGIKKPGSKTVTTAVRGVFKDDAIARQEVLSLI, encoded by the coding sequence ATGGTTGATCAACATAAAATAGAAACCGCAGTAAGAATGATTTTAGAGGCAGTAGGTGAAGACCCAGAGAGAGAAGGGCTTATTGATACACCAAGACGCGTTGCGAAAATGTATGAAGAAATGTTTAGTGGGTTACGCGAGGATCCAAAAACTCACTTGCAAACTGTTTTTACAGAAGATCACGAAGAGCTTGTGCTTGTTAAGGATATAACGTTTTATTCCATGTGTGAGCATCATTTAGTTCCTTTTTACGGAAAAGCTCATATTGCCTATCTTCCAAATGAAGGAAAAGTAACAGGACTTAGCAAACTTGCGCGAACCGTAGATGGTATTGCAAGACAGCCGCAAGTTCAGGAGAGAATGACGAAAACACTTGCTGACGCACTTGAAGAAACATTAGGAGCAAAAGGTGTAATGGTAATAGTGTCAGCTGAACATATGTGTATGTCAATGAGAGGCATTAAAAAGCCTGGTTCTAAGACGGTTACAACGGCTGTGCGAGGTGTTTTTAAAGACGACGCAATAGCAAGACAAGAAGTATTATCACTTATTTGA